The DNA sequence AAAAAACATACTTTAATTTTTTTACATTTCACCTCTCACCTTTAACTTCTCACTCTTAACTCTTGGACTACAACGACACCTATCAAACCATTGCCTTTGAATCAGAAGAGATTTTATTAAAAGAAAAAGGCAGCAAATTCTTTGGTTATGCTTTCCCTATCGAAAACGAAGAAGAAGTAAAACCCATCATCGAGACTTTAAAAAAACAACATCCACATGCGGTTCATTTTTGTTACGCCTATCAATTAGGTACCGCGCCCAACATCAGCTATCGCGCCAATGATGACGGAGAGCCGAGCAATACAGCCGGCGCACCTATATACGGACAAATACAATCTTTTGGGGTAACAAACGTTCTTATAGTCGTAGTTCGAATTTTTGGCGGTGTCAAACTGGGAGTCGGCGGATTGATTGCTGCTTATAAAACAACAGCCCAAATGACACTTGAAAGTTGCGAGATCATCGAAAAAACGATCGACGTGCATTTTTTAATCTCTTTTGATTACAAAAACATGAATAAAGTGATGCGGGTTATCAAAGAAAAAAAACTGGATATCGTTTCTCAGGAAATGGAAATGGATGAAGATTCCGGACTGCCAATTGGCAAAATTGAGACCAAAACGAGAAAAAAAAATGCCGAAATAATATTCGACATTTTTGATTTAATGTTTGAAATCGATATTAAAACTTTATAAATTCTAATAAAAATACCCCTCATTTTAACAATTATACCAGAGTTTCAAACAACTCTAAAATGTATTTTGGAGGAGCTGTCGGGCGACCTGTTTTTAACGAAATAAATACCAAAATAAACACTGCAGTTGTTAATAACTCATTTGCTTCATTGTAGATCTCGCAATCGAATTCGATCTTTACAGAGGATTGACTTTTGAACGTGGTATGGATGGTTAACAGCTCATCATAGCGTGCCGATTTTTTATAATTTATTTGCATCGAAACAATCGGCAATCCAATACCGCTTTCTTCCATGCTTTTATACGAAACCCCTTTATCTCTAAGCCATTCCACGCGTCCTATCTCAAAATAAGGAACATAATTTCCGTGGTAAACGACCCCCATTTGGTCAGTTTCAGAGTAACGAACTCGTACTTGAGTTTGATGATTTTTCATTATTTATAGATTAAAAAATTTTAGTTCCTAAAAGTCCCCTTACAACATTTTTTTATAAAATTAGACTTCAAATTATTTTTTTTTAAAGAAATTTGTTCACATATTTGTTATCCCGAAATACGGAATAAAATTGCTCCTTTTTTATTAGGAGAATCTTTATCAATAATATAAAAATTTATTCGAATAT is a window from the Flavobacterium cupriresistens genome containing:
- a CDS encoding IMPACT family protein, with the protein product MDYNDTYQTIAFESEEILLKEKGSKFFGYAFPIENEEEVKPIIETLKKQHPHAVHFCYAYQLGTAPNISYRANDDGEPSNTAGAPIYGQIQSFGVTNVLIVVVRIFGGVKLGVGGLIAAYKTTAQMTLESCEIIEKTIDVHFLISFDYKNMNKVMRVIKEKKLDIVSQEMEMDEDSGLPIGKIETKTRKKNAEIIFDIFDLMFEIDIKTL
- a CDS encoding acyl-CoA thioesterase, producing the protein MKNHQTQVRVRYSETDQMGVVYHGNYVPYFEIGRVEWLRDKGVSYKSMEESGIGLPIVSMQINYKKSARYDELLTIHTTFKSQSSVKIEFDCEIYNEANELLTTAVFILVFISLKTGRPTAPPKYILELFETLV